GCGCCAATCGCTGATAGCCCCGGGCGGAATGGCCCCAATTAGGACGTCCCGGGTGATTCCCCCGGTGTTCGCCGCCGCAAAGGACAGCACCAGAACGCCAAACACATCCAACCGATGCTTCACGCCCGCCATCGCGCCGCTCAGGGCAAAGACAAAGGTGCCGGCAAGATCAAGTATATACGGAAGCGACGCCATGAAGAAGGAAGACGGAAGACGTTTCCTCAGACCACGCTATTGGCAAGCATATACGCGAACGGTTAATGCCGCGATAAACCGCTTCATCTGCCTACGCCGATAATCCCCCGAGTTACAGGGTGCGATGCCGGCACCGCGGAAACGTCAGGACTGCCAAGATCCTCAATCGCAACCTATTCTACCGGTAGCCATGCCCTGGTCGCGACGACGAGCGTCTCAACGCCTGTTCGCAAAGTCCCGCTTGGCGGCGACCGTGGCAGGCTCGCGATGCTTTGCTTAAGAAAAACTCGTCTTAATGCACCTCCGGGGCGTCCCTGGTTGCGACGTGCAGGACTGAACCGATCGGCAGGATGAGCACGAGGCCGGTTTGCGGGTCCACGATTGTGCAGACGTGCTGGCCGACGCTCATCCGCTCGACGGTTTCGATCGGGTAAGTCTCACCGCGTTTCAAGGTCACGGTAAAGGGGATGAAGGGCTGTTTTCGTAAGAGCGTGATCAATTGCTCTCTCATACCATTTCGGCCGCCACGGAGGTAAAATCTTGTCTTCCTTCCCAGGAGCCCTGCCGGATTTAAACCTATGAGACCGTATGAACGGTCTTAGGCCCAACGGGCCGGGAGATCTTAGCCCAGGGTTCACCCTGGGAAGGCGTCTCTCCCCCCGGCTCATCCCTGAAGGGGCGGTAGAAGGCGTCGCTCGCGGGTTCTGCCGCCCCTTCAGCAAATCCAGCCCGGCGGGGCGGGCGTTTGTTGGGATGGGCGTACGGACGTGACGCCTTAGGAGGGCTCGATCGTAATTTGACAGTTACCCAGGGTAAACCCTGGGCTAAGGTCTGCCGGCCCGTTGGGCCTAAGGCCGATTCAGCCAGCTATAGAGAATCCTCCGGCACCGGCACCCCCTGACCCGCAATTCTGCCGGGATAAGTCTCTGAATGGTCTCATTCAACCTGCTTCTTTCGCGGATTTTTGGTGCCGGAGCTTTCGCCCGTTTTGTTCATTCCCCCCGGCTCGTCTATTTGTTCAGTTGTTTCCGGAGGAATGGCGCGGTTCGGGAAACCGGGTGCGCCGCAACTTCTTCAGGCGACCCGGCCGCCACCACCCGGCCGCCTGCGTCGCCGGCTTCCGGGCCGATGTCGACCAGGTAATCGGCTTCAGCGATCACGTCCAGGTTATGTTCGATCACGATGACGGTGTTGCCTTCATCGACCAGCCGCTGCAGAACGTCGATGAGCAGCCGCACGTCGGCCATGTGCAAGCCGATGGTTGGCTCTTCCAGAAGGTAAAG
The Verrucomicrobiota bacterium DNA segment above includes these coding regions:
- a CDS encoding TRIC cation channel family protein, which encodes MASLPYILDLAGTFVFALSGAMAGVKHRLDVFGVLVLSFAAANTGGITRDVLIGAIPPGAISDWR